The proteins below come from a single Aptenodytes patagonicus chromosome 2, bAptPat1.pri.cur, whole genome shotgun sequence genomic window:
- the ASPH gene encoding aspartyl/asparaginyl beta-hydroxylase isoform X8 codes for MASRKSSRGAGGSPSPGSKRETKHGGSKNGKKEGLSGSSFFTWFMVIALLGVWTSVAVVWFELVDYEEVLAKAKDFRYNLSEVLQGKLGIYDADGDGDFDVEDAKVLLGLTKDGSNENIDSLEEVLNILAEESSDWFYGFLSFLYDVLTPFEILEEEESEAADDVDGTSQNEGVQGKKTCVILDLQNQ; via the exons ATGGCTTCACGCAAGAGCTCGAGAGGCGCcggcggcagccccagccccggctccaAGAGAG AGACTAAACATGGAGGAAGcaagaatggaaagaaagaaggcCTCTCTGGAAGCTCATTTTTCACCTGGTTTATGGTAATTGCTTTGCTGGGAGTTTGGACATCAGTAGCAGTTGTCTGGTTTGAACTTGTAGATTATGAAGAAGTTCTAG CCAAAGCAAAGGATTTCCGTTATAACTTGTCAGAGGTCCTACAAG GCAAGCTTGGGATATACGATGCTGATGGAGACGGAGATTTTGATGTGGAAGATGCTAAAGTATTGCTAG GCCTGACCAAAGATGGCAGTAATGAAAATATTGATTCCCTTGAGGAAGTCCTTAATATTTTAGCAGAGGAAAGCTCTGATTGGTTTTATGGCTTTCTCTCATTTCTCTATGATGTATTGACTCCTTTTGAAATACTAGAAGAAGAAGAGAGCGAAGCTGCAGATGATGTTGATGGTACGTCACAGAATGAAGGGGTTCAGGGAAAAAAGACTTGTGTTATTTTGGATTTACAGAACCAGTGA
- the ASPH gene encoding aspartyl/asparaginyl beta-hydroxylase isoform X9 → MADDTETKHGGSKNGKKEGLSGSSFFTWFMVIALLGVWTSVAVVWFELVDYEEVLAKAKDFRYNLSEVLQGKLGIYDADGDGDFDVEDAKVLLGLTKDGSNENIDSLEEVLNILAEESSDWFYGFLSFLYDVLTPFEILEEEESEAADDVDGTSQNEGVQGKKTCVILDLQNQ, encoded by the exons ATGGCTGACGACACAG AGACTAAACATGGAGGAAGcaagaatggaaagaaagaaggcCTCTCTGGAAGCTCATTTTTCACCTGGTTTATGGTAATTGCTTTGCTGGGAGTTTGGACATCAGTAGCAGTTGTCTGGTTTGAACTTGTAGATTATGAAGAAGTTCTAG CCAAAGCAAAGGATTTCCGTTATAACTTGTCAGAGGTCCTACAAG GCAAGCTTGGGATATACGATGCTGATGGAGACGGAGATTTTGATGTGGAAGATGCTAAAGTATTGCTAG GCCTGACCAAAGATGGCAGTAATGAAAATATTGATTCCCTTGAGGAAGTCCTTAATATTTTAGCAGAGGAAAGCTCTGATTGGTTTTATGGCTTTCTCTCATTTCTCTATGATGTATTGACTCCTTTTGAAATACTAGAAGAAGAAGAGAGCGAAGCTGCAGATGATGTTGATGGTACGTCACAGAATGAAGGGGTTCAGGGAAAAAAGACTTGTGTTATTTTGGATTTACAGAACCAGTGA